Genomic DNA from Xiphophorus couchianus chromosome 12, X_couchianus-1.0, whole genome shotgun sequence:
aagaaaacataagaGATGATGCAGGACTGGTTGATCTAGAGAGAATAATGGCAAAAGCTAAAGCAAAAGATCAAGTACCATCCTGCTGGTAACAGACGGTGTGTGAAATACTAACATCAATGCTActgatgtcaaaaaaaattatttttttaacactggGTCTTTACGGAAAGCAATGAATGCTCTCAAATTTAAGGAGGACTTTCTTAAAAGTATGAACTTATATtctaaagttgcttttttttgtacatcttTAAAGGAGGTTATAGTAAGTTATTATATGGCTTGTTCTGATCCTGTACAAATATCAATCAACGTGCAGTCATGCAGCAGGTTTTtagttcaacttttcaaacctggcttggcacattctgcaaatACACGGATCATGTATGTCATGTTAGTGCTGGATAAGGCCAAAGGTCCCACCTGCTGCTGCCCCTCAGCcagaaacataaaaccagaGAGTTGGAGGATGCAGGAAGGTGAGGACAGACGGAAGAGTCGAGAGGGGAGGAAAAAGTAGGCAGGGAGAGATGAAGAACGAGATGAGGAACGGGAGCGAGAAAATGAGCACGGGTCCATGAGCCTCACTTCAGCTCCGATACCTGAACCGCGTGGCGTAGTATCTGAGGAAGCCCAGCAGCAGCTCGCCCAGAGACAACTGGTTTGTTGAGGTGAAGAGCCGGACGTGTTTGGGTCCGTCTGGAACCTCGTCTATATCCATGAGCAGATCAAAACACTCCTAAAAATCAGGGCGCAGGACAAGAGGGTCACAGTTAAAACCTAGACATAACCCACTGATGTAAATACATTAGTATGACTTAATTTGAGTTTACTAGACTCAAAATCTGATAAAAAGGCAGTTCACACTTACAGGGTGAGTGTTTTGAAAAGATGGGAGGACAGGTTGTTCAAGAGCTGgtaagaaaacaggaagttgtagAAGTTAAGACAGGCCTTATGTCTGAACAGACAAAGTAAACGTCGGCTTTTTCTGCATGTGCGGCTTCACTGACTCTGGAGATAGTGAAGCACCATCAACACCAGCGTGTAGCTGCTCAGCGTTCCTTTGCTGGCGTCGTTGATCTGGTGGTGCCCCGCCCACTTCTTCACGACCAGGACCAGGGGCCTAACCCTGATGTCGGCTGCAGGAGTCAACAAGAACACGGTTAGACAAGCGACTCTTTCTCAGTCACAATGCTGGCTGCAAGTAAAAGGCACTGCTGACCACTTCACCCACCGTAAGCGTAGGTTCTCAGCAGGAATGTGTTTCTGATGCCCACCGTGTTGTTGACATTCAGGTCGAACTCCAGAAAACTAACGTGGGGAGGGTTAGGATGGACATAAACTCATTCAGGATCAAACTGTGATACAAACACAAGCAAGTAACTTACGGCTCCTACCTGCTTCTCTCTTTGAACTTGAGGATGGGAACTTTAGCTTTAATCAGCTGAATCCTTGCCAAATATGCTACACGTCAAAACAGAGATTATGAGATTTACAGATGCTGATTTTGTGAGAACCTCAAAGAACTTTTAAGTAGGTAAACAGCTCCTCCTAGtggtttaaagacaaaaataacatttaaaatatctatCAGTTTGAACTGATGAAAGTATTCATCAGTTCAAAGCATCACAGAAGAAGGATAGTGAATATAAAAGTGGagacatttcatattttatttgtaaaacattttgaattccACAGCAGATCCATTCAATACCTTATGGCTAATATCACATAAGGTCTTGAGCATGTAACcttacaaaatttgaaaaagttcaaggggggtgaatattttgaagaattttttcTTCAGGCACTGAAGAAATACAGTagataaagtaaaattaaaagattacagaagaaagacaagatggttttagaacaaaatgtaaaattatattgCCTTACAGAGTGATCTGAAATCCTTATGCAGTTGACGAAGGACATCCATTGGACGGCGGCGTCTCTGAAGCAGGAAATTATTTGTCATTTGGATCAAAACAAACAACGTAAGGTTGATGCAAACGTACATTTCCCTTAATCACAAGACAGAGGTCGGCATCGCTGCTCCGGCAACCCAGTCCACTCATAGAAGATCCGGTCAGGTACAGCCGCGACtctgacaaaaacacacttaatgaaaataaaataaaaaagacaacgACAAAGTACAAGGACAATTAAATCCATTTGAACCAAACCTGGAAATTGTTTCTGGATGTCTCCTTGTAGCCGAGCTCGACACGCCTCCTTCCTGTCCAGATCCGAAGTTTGCTGCTGGCAGGCCTCAAACAGCTCCACCATCTGACCACTCAGCTGGACGCACAAACACATTCAACACTAACTGAGACTAATCatttcttaatggaaacatctcCAGACTTTACAAAGATCAGATCTACCTTGTCCTTGACGAAGACCTGAAGGCTCGTTAGGTTTTGTGGTTCGGAGAGCACCTCTGTGATCGGCGGACTGGAATGAAAGTGTTCAAACCCCACTGGGGCGGACATTGGGGGCTCTCCCACTGCCAGGTTATTATGAGGAATCCATCTTGGTGAGGAGGCCGGCGACGGGTTGAGGCGTTGGCGTTTGACAGCATGAGCATTGTACTCGTTGTGGTGCCTCCTGCAAGAAGCAAAGGTCAGCATGGGCAGAGGTCACTCAGTTCCAAACAAAGGATACTTACTTGCACCCACGGATTACACCGGCTGGGGGCGGAGGGAAGGCTGCAAAGGTGGGCGGTGAAGGCTGCCACGCATAAGGAGGCAACCGCTCTATGTTGAGAAAATTAAAGCTGGAAAAAAGAGAATGGATAAATTATTATTCAGAgcataaaatatcaataaagtaACCATTTTTGTCAACTGTATATGTGAGGGATTAGTGAAAGTGtcactttttttgtcttgttggttgtttttggctCTCTGGtgcaaaacaagacaaacacacagacagtgAGTCACATCCACATATGGATGCCTGTGCTAGAAAAGA
This window encodes:
- the tent2 gene encoding poly(A) RNA polymerase GLD2 isoform X1, whose translation is MFHRNKIFARRGATDNTPYPVPRAPWYSDYQHYQPEAANSFNFLNIERLPPYAWQPSPPTFAAFPPPPAGVIRGCKRHHNEYNAHAVKRQRLNPSPASSPRWIPHNNLAVGEPPMSAPVGFEHFHSSPPITEVLSEPQNLTSLQVFVKDKLSGQMVELFEACQQQTSDLDRKEACRARLQGDIQKQFPESRLYLTGSSMSGLGCRSSDADLCLVIKGNRRRRPMDVLRQLHKDFRSLSYLARIQLIKAKVPILKFKERSSFLEFDLNVNNTVGIRNTFLLRTYAYADIRVRPLVLVVKKWAGHHQINDASKGTLSSYTLVLMVLHYLQTLEQPVLPSFQNTHPECFDLLMDIDEVPDGPKHVRLFTSTNQLSLGELLLGFLRYYATRFSWDKQVISVRQATTLPKTNSKEWRNKFICVEEPFEGSNVARAVHEKTKFDTIKKCFSESYQILNERKDLVSILALRAIINEELATR
- the tent2 gene encoding poly(A) RNA polymerase GLD2 isoform X2; protein product: MFHRNKIFARRGATDNTPYPVPRAPWYSDYQHYQPEAANSFNFLNIERLPPYAWQPSPPTFAAFPPPPAGVIRGCKRHHNEYNAHAVKRQRLNPSPASSPRWIPHNNLAVGEPPMSAPVGFEHFHSSPPITEVLSEPQNLTSLQVFVKDKLSGQMVELFEACQQQTSDLDRKEACRARLQGDIQKQFPESRLYLTGSSMSGLGCRSSDADLCLVIKGNRRRRPMDVLRQLHKDFRSLSYLARIQLIKAKVPILKFKERSSFLEFDLNVNNTVGIRNTFLLRTYAYADIRVRPLVLVVKKWAGHHQINDASKGTLSSYTLVLMVLHYLQTLEQPVLPSFQNTHPECFDLLMDIDEVPDGPKHVRLFTSTNQLSLGELLLGFLRYYATRFRYRS